The DNA region TTGTTGCCTGTGCAGTATGAAGCTTATGGCTTGCGTTGGCTGAGCCAATTTCCATTGCCCGAACTCCAAATCGTGCAGGGAAGTACAGAATCAGATGCTGCCACTGTTGATGTACACATCCAGATAGCTGATTTAACATCACGTTGGAACGAGTGGGACGTGGGGAAAGACAACTTTGTAGCCCGGGATGGAAGTCTTTTTTTTCGAATTGAGGATATCGGTCTTTTTTTTATGGAACAGGGAAATAGAATCATAGTATCTCCTGAACCGGGAGCTGACAATAAAAAGGTACGATTATTTATTCTGGGCACATGTATGGCCGTCATTATGATGCAACGCAGCATTTTGCCTCTACATGGAAGCGCAGTAGTGATTGATGGCTGGGCATATGCATTTGTAGGACATTCCGGTGCAGGCAAATCCACATTGTCCGCAGCACTTGCTTCGCGTGGTTATCCGCTCTTGACGGATGATGTTGTGGCACTGACGTGGGATGCAGGCGGTAGAGCGATTGTATCGCCCGGGTATCCGCAGCAAAAGTTGTGGCAGCCCAGCCTGGACGGATTCGGCATGAAGGAACAGGATTATGCAACCGTGCATGCGGAGATTACGAAATACGCGATTCCGGTCCAGCACTATT from Paenibacillus sp. JNUCC-31 includes:
- a CDS encoding aldolase — its product is MLPVQYEAYGLRWLSQFPLPELQIVQGSTESDAATVDVHIQIADLTSRWNEWDVGKDNFVARDGSLFFRIEDIGLFFMEQGNRIIVSPEPGADNKKVRLFILGTCMAVIMMQRSILPLHGSAVVIDGWAYAFVGHSGAGKSTLSAALASRGYPLLTDDVVALTWDAGGRAIVSPGYPQQKLWQPSLDGFGMKEQDYATVHAEITKYAIPVQHYFHDRSVPLAAVFELDPKPEDVQIPVQLMEVAGLERLHMLCSHTFRSGLVSRQGLAQWLFETVSRLSASIEVFRITRSGPDFTAFEMADRIIDHVRKGVYTGQ